The Candidatus Aminicenantes bacterium DNA window CCGTCACTTCCTGGTCGATCGCGCTGGGCCTGTTCGTTTCGATCTCGGTCGGGCTTTTCTTCGGCATCTTTCCCGCCCGCCGGGCGGCCAAGGTCGATCCGATTATTTCGCTGCGCTACGAATAGCCTCGGCCGCGCGTTCCAGGGCGGCTGCCGCGTCCGCCTGCGGCTGGCCCGCGATCTCCACCAGCGACGCCCCTCCGCCACCCTTGCCGGCTACGAGCGGCGCCACCAGCCCGACCAGCGTCCGCAGGTCGAAGGCCAGGGACTCCGCCCGGGCCAAAACGATCTGAAGACGCTCCGGCGACCGGGCCGCGAACAGGGCCGCCCGCCCGCCGCCGCGAACGAAGCTCAAGGCCAGCGCCCGGACCGCCTCGGGCCCCCGGTCGTCGAAGATCCGGATCAGGATCGCGTCGCCGCCGGCGGACGCAGCCAGCTCGGCCCCTTCGCGCTCGGCCGCCGCCGCCTCGAGCGCCCGCAACGACTTCTTCATAGATTTGGCTTCGCCGGCCAGCTTCTCGACCTGGCCTGGCAGCTCGGCGGGCGGGACGTTGAACCGTCCGACGAGGTCGCGGACGACCCGGGTCCGGACCTGGAATTCGGTCAAGGCCCGGCCGCCGCAGACGAAAGTGAAGCGAAGGTTCCCCCGGATCTTCTCGGCGCCGATGATCTTGATCAGCCCGATCTCTCCCGTCCGCCGAACGTGGGTTCCGCCGCAGGCGGAAAAATCGAACCCGGCGACTTCCACCACCCGGATCGTCCCCTCGACCTTGGGCGGCCTGCGGAGCGGGATCTCCCCGATCCGTTCGGCCGGGACAAAAAAGGTTCGGACCTCGCGATCCTCGAAAACGACTTCGTTGGCCCGCCGCTCGACCCGATCGATCGTCTCATCGCTCGCGTCCGCGAGGCCGATCTCGAGGGTGGAGACCTCGGGGCCGAGATGGAAGGAACGGGTCTCCCCTCCCGCCGTCTCGAGGAAGGCCTGCGACAGGATGTGCTGGCCCGAGTGCTGCTGCATATGGTCGAAGCGCCGAAGCCAATCGACTTCGCCGCGCAGGCTCTCGCCGGGCGCCTCCTTTTCCAGGACGTGCAGGATCGCGCCCTCCTCCTCGATCACCCGGACGACCCGTACGCCGCCCAGTCGCCCCAAGTCCCACGGCTGGCCTCCGGACTCGGGATAGAAGCAGGTCCGATCGAGGACGACGGAAGGAAGCCCCTCGACGGCGCGCCGCTCCAGCACCGCCGCCTCGAACTCGATCTGTCCGGAATCCTCGAAGTAGAGCCTTTCAGTCGTCGCCATGGCAGTCCCTCCTTTCAGATCACCCGGGCGGCCAGCAGGACGAACAGGGCCGCGGCGAAGACCGCAGCCACCGGCCGCCAGAGAATGCGATAGACGTCCTTGAGCTCGGCGTGGAAGTACTCGGCCGTGAAAGCCAAACACAGATGAGCGGGCGACAGCAGGATGCCGACGAAGCCGCTGACATAGGCGAACAGGAGCAGGACCATATCGGGCCGGCCGCGGCCGATGATCGGAGCCAGCAGGGGGAAAGCGATCGCCACGAAAGCCTGGTTGACGCCGGTCAGCAGGCCGATGAGAAACGGCGCGGCAAAGAGGAGGACATAGGTCCAAAGGCCCCCGGGCGGAACGGCCCGGACCACGGCCTCCAGGGCGCCGCTCGTCTCGAGCACCTGCTTGAAGACCATGACCGACGCCGTCAGCAGGACGATCCGCGGCGTGACGCTGCGGCGGAAGACCTCCCAGCGGGTCTTGAGGTCCATTCGCGACAAGGCCTGGCTGAGCAGGCAAGCCGCGGCCAGAGCCGGCAGCATGGCCATCCGGAGACCGAAGACGAGCCCGATGGTCAGGACGATCGGCCAAATTGAGGCCGCAACGCGGACATAATCCCCGATCGAGGCTCTTCGGCGCGGCGACCGGGGCCCGGCCGGCACCTGGCGGAACAGGACCGTCAACCCGGCCGCGGCGGCGATGACGGTGAAGGGCGCTTGAACGAGGCAGATCCGCCCGATCGGCACTTCAAGGATAAGGGAAGCCAGAATCAGGTTCGTGTAGAGGGGCCAGCTGTATTCCCAGATGTGACGGAACCAATAATTAAGAAACGTCATCCAGGCCGGCGAGAGGCCGTAGGGCCGGGCCGCCTCCTCGACGATCGGCGCTCCCATCATGGCGCCCGCGGTCATGGGCAGGAGCCCGATGAAGGCCGAGGGGACGGCCAGGATGAGCCGGGGATCCCGGACGATGGCCTTGAGAGCCTCAACCATGCGCCGGAAATGGCCGCCCGCCTGGAGATAGTTGCCGAGGTAGAGGACCAGGACGAGAATGCCCAGGAGGGTCAGCGTCTCGCCGGCGATCAGGGTTCGGCCCGCCGTCCGGAGGAAGACACCCGCCGGCATCCGGAACAGCCCGGCCGTCAGGACCGCGTCGGCCAGCAGAGCCAGGCCGAGATCGACCTTGAGGCGAAGCAGGAGGAGGAGAAGGATGATGACGGCGGCGGCCTTGAGCAAAACGGGCATGGCGGCGTCTTCCGGCCGCGGATTATATCATAGGCGGCCAAGGACCCGGGTGGCCGTCTTGAAATGAAGCTTGGCCACCTGGCCCAAAGCCGCGGCCCCGTGGCGGGCCAGGAAGGCGGCGGCGGACGACTCGACGGGTGGACCGGCCCCCTTGTGAAGGTCCACCTCCCACTGCCGCGACAGGGCCGCCAGCCGCTTGACGAACTCGGCCCGGGCCAGGATGGAGGCGGCCGCGACGGCCGGGTCCGATTCTCCCCCCGGCCGCTGCAGAAGCTCGATCTGGCGGCCTTTCTTCATCAAGGCCTGCAGGACCAATCGTTCGTCGCCGAACTGGTCGGTGATCGCCTTGGACGCGTCCACGCGCTCCAGGATGTTCTCGATGACCCGAGCGTGGCCCCAGGCCAGAAGCTTGTTCAAGTTGCGGAACTGGTCGTAGAGCTCATTGTATTTCTCGGGCCCGATAGCCACGATCGAATGGACGTATCCGGCCCGCAGCGTCTCGGCCAGGTCCCGGATCTTCCTGTCGGACAGGGTCTTGCTGTCGCGGACGCCGAGCTCGGTCAGCACCGGGCCTTGCCCCTCGGGGCAGAAAAATCCGGCGATCACCAACGGCCCGAAGAAATCGCCCTTGCCTGATTCGTCCGTGCCGATATGGCCTGCGGCGGGCGGGAAAAGCGCGACTTGACTCATCGACCGCCCTCCCCCCGCAAATAAGCGTCCATTCCGACTGCGGCCCGCCTGGCGTCGCCCATGGCCAGAATGACGGTGGCCCCGCCGCGGACGATGTCGCCGCCGGCGAAGACGCCCGGCACGCCGGCCGCCAGGGTGCCCGCATCCACCTCGATGGTGCCCCAGCGGCCGCGCCGAAGCTCCGGCTGGCAGTCGAACAGAAGCGGGTTCGGGCTTTGGCCGACCGCAACGACGGCCAGATCGATCTCGGCTTCGAACTCCGAGCCGGGCACGGGGATCGGCCGGCGCCGGCCGGAGTCATCGGGCTCCCCCAGCTCC harbors:
- a CDS encoding alanyl-tRNA editing protein — its product is MATTERLYFEDSGQIEFEAAVLERRAVEGLPSVVLDRTCFYPESGGQPWDLGRLGGVRVVRVIEEEGAILHVLEKEAPGESLRGEVDWLRRFDHMQQHSGQHILSQAFLETAGGETRSFHLGPEVSTLEIGLADASDETIDRVERRANEVVFEDREVRTFFVPAERIGEIPLRRPPKVEGTIRVVEVAGFDFSACGGTHVRRTGEIGLIKIIGAEKIRGNLRFTFVCGGRALTEFQVRTRVVRDLVGRFNVPPAELPGQVEKLAGEAKSMKKSLRALEAAAAEREGAELAASAGGDAILIRIFDDRGPEAVRALALSFVRGGGRAALFAARSPERLQIVLARAESLAFDLRTLVGLVAPLVAGKGGGGASLVEIAGQPQADAAAALERAAEAIRSAAK
- a CDS encoding DUF401 family protein; the protein is MPVLLKAAAVIILLLLLLRLKVDLGLALLADAVLTAGLFRMPAGVFLRTAGRTLIAGETLTLLGILVLVLYLGNYLQAGGHFRRMVEALKAIVRDPRLILAVPSAFIGLLPMTAGAMMGAPIVEEAARPYGLSPAWMTFLNYWFRHIWEYSWPLYTNLILASLILEVPIGRICLVQAPFTVIAAAAGLTVLFRQVPAGPRSPRRRASIGDYVRVAASIWPIVLTIGLVFGLRMAMLPALAAACLLSQALSRMDLKTRWEVFRRSVTPRIVLLTASVMVFKQVLETSGALEAVVRAVPPGGLWTYVLLFAAPFLIGLLTGVNQAFVAIAFPLLAPIIGRGRPDMVLLLFAYVSGFVGILLSPAHLCLAFTAEYFHAELKDVYRILWRPVAAVFAAALFVLLAARVI
- the rnhC gene encoding ribonuclease HIII, with the protein product MSQVALFPPAAGHIGTDESGKGDFFGPLVIAGFFCPEGQGPVLTELGVRDSKTLSDRKIRDLAETLRAGYVHSIVAIGPEKYNELYDQFRNLNKLLAWGHARVIENILERVDASKAITDQFGDERLVLQALMKKGRQIELLQRPGGESDPAVAAASILARAEFVKRLAALSRQWEVDLHKGAGPPVESSAAAFLARHGAAALGQVAKLHFKTATRVLGRL